Part of the Leptidea sinapis chromosome 5, ilLepSina1.1, whole genome shotgun sequence genome, ATCGCCAAATCTAAAATCGACGAGTTTTGTGAGTacataataatagaaataaaataatttcatctaCTTGATAACTGTGAGTCTGATTTAATATTggaaaatacacaaaatataaattgtgtTCCATTACTGTATTTGCAATCAACATACCTGCAGGAACGATACTTCGAATCTGAGCAGGGTGACAAACATGAACGCCAGTAGAATTCTTCCGGCTAGTTGAAGGTAAGTCTTGGGTTTGTTCTCTCCGAGGGAAGGTACGCCGGCGAAAAGGCTTCTGCCCTCAGCTCTCGCTTCCGCAAGCACCAGAAGTAGGGCGCCGATGAGCGCTAGATTTCTGAGTAAGAAGTGCAAGTCCCAGAGTATGCTGTACGCGAACGTCTGTAAATATTTAGGTATTCAATCAAATTGGATTAAGTTAACACTACTATgcatcaaaacaaaaatttgcACATCTAAAAAAGGAAACCATTTAATTTATAGCCTCCTTCCTCCTAAGGCGTTGTACTAATACAGCGCGATAACGAGACCATCGCGCGAATTAGCGATGCGACTATCGTACGAGtcgaggaacaaacatattgATCTAGAATAGGTGTCCTAGCAGGCGTTCGCGCGactaaaatctttaaaaatctATTCGAACGCGCGATTAAACCTATTAACTATGAATACGTGTCCTAACTGAGGTTCGCGCTATGATCGCGTCGCGTCGATTGGGGGTGTGTTATGGGGTCTTAAATTGTCATCGCGTATTCGCGTTCTATTAGGACACTCAGAAATTGCTACCGCGCGATCACGCGATGGTCGCATCCTTTAATCGCACAATAATCTCGTTGTTTTAGGACAATTCCTTAGTCGTTCATCATCAGTGACATTTTTGACCCCCTGTCTAGGTGACCGACCGCGAGAGTGCTTGCCTTTCATAGAACCTTGAATTATCAAACGCTGTTTTTGTTGATATTACATATCCAAGTATCGCATTCACTTCACAGACGAAGAGGCTGTGTGATACGAACCTCTTTTAAAATGGATTGATTGGTGCGAAGTGCCATCCAATTTATTCTCAGTAGTCATCTCCAGCACCTCATCTCAAAGTCGTCTATTTCTAACGGTTAGACCATGTTTCGGTTCTGTatagaaatattgaaataaccaaaCCCCTGACTACACAAATctttgtatttttgataattcattcattttcaAACCAGTTTCAGAACTTGTCGTAGCACACCTCTAAATTTCATCCCGGTTATCGTGACAGTTTATCCCAAATAGATATGGCTTTGTACTACCTGACAATTTGATATAATACGAACATCATGTCTATTGTCAGTATAACGTATCCACTATGATACATAATTTCAAGGCAATTTTTCGTATGCATTGGATTGTTTAGATATGACAGAAAGaccaaataaacattatttcgtTAAATTGAAATTCCTGCCTGAAGGAAGCCCAGAATTGAGAATGGACTTAAGAAAGTATATATCCTGAAAAGCATGTATGTCTGAAGCTAACTGGCTGGAATGGAGTGGGACTCTGCATACTTATGTATatctttacatttaaatataaatttatcacATCGCAATAATTAACTTCGTATGTTATCAATCAATTACCTATTGTCACACGCTCTTTATATTTGGGAACATTTCCAAATGCGCAATTATTATTAGCTCGTGTGATATTTTCATTATCTTTCTGCAGACTTGCGATAACATTGCTTGCTGCACTCTTCGTGAAATAAAAACTGGCAAAATAATTCCAATGAAGCTTACATAGatttgaaaacaattaattattatattaatttattattagttacagTTAGTacagggttttttttatgaaaaaggaggacaaacgagcgtacgggtcacctggtgctaaatgatcaccgccgcccacattctcttgcaaacactagaggaatcacaggagcgttgccagcctttaaggaacggacacgcttttttttaaaggtacccatgtcgtatcgtcccggaaacaccgcacagggaagttcattccacagctttgtagcacgtggaagaaaggtccttgaaaaccgcactgtggaggacctaATGGTGCTCAGCTTAGATTACATgacgtcaaaaaaataaatatatttcatttgtaaAAGAACTAATAACCATGATGCACCACTGAAGtcaaatttttcataataatgataatctgACGATCCAACAAATTTATGCAGCTATGAACTATGGAGATCACTTACGGCCGGTTgtagcctacttgagataaaaaccgtaactatcgttgacttttctgtcccaatcaACTTATcggcggtaactcaccttatccgtatacgctgtctgtcaatgggaggacgtatagcttaccagcgataggagtttgtatggaaattgcaattcacgcgtcccaatataaggcgataagaatgacttatcgggtatattgggacagcttcagattattgacagctaattactgacagtagaagatagtattttatctctgtctgtagatagtatattggaaacggctgTTAGTGTATCATTTAGCAAAATAGATTCTTGTATTCATTGAACAAACAGGCACATACCTGCAACACCACGATGAAGAACAGCACTCCGCACGCGATGTCCACCTTCCATCGCCCCAACACCATCACGCAGCCGCCGAGTTGGCCAAACAGGTTTATTATCTGCAAACAAACGCATCATCAGAATTGGACAATCAATTTCCCTATGGGCCTCTCCCATTGACGTACAGAGCTGATtagtttttggaatcgatcggtTACGCAGTTTAAatgttattccaaaaaaaacatgaaaaaaattcgTAGCTTTTGAGGTTTCTTAAAATCTACCGGTGAGctaccactgttcaggcattatctataaataaatttaaatgttttataataactgctctgtcgtaaatcctattgctccactgctgaatatctaaatgatcggactagattgtgattattttatagcgatagaaatgactgtacaatagtgtatatttttattgaaaagagcgcaaaaaaaatgctgggagggtttcttgcgccgcttcttctctctcagagcgccatttgtttccgaagcggtagtagtatcttgtagttattagaaatgacatcaaaaataattctaaaggaatcaattttgagaaaataaatgccttttatagcCAGTAGGTATTCCTTGACAAACGTAGGTAAAGTTCACCAGATTTTAAGAGATCATTcacatgcaacaccagagaaatcacaggagcgttgccggccgtttaCGTTAAGAATAACTAATAACcattaaacaatatgttttatttgcaaataaaatttgaaaaacaaaattttatgaactgaacagaacggttagctcagttggttagagcaccggcgcggaacgccggaggtcgtgggttcgaatcccgcatcgttcataaaattttgtttttcaaattttatttgtatattaatcccagaagtgaccCCATCACTGTAATTGTTTATGTTTTAGTTGATTTTGAGgaatttaatgtttttgttcaaatttatGCATATTGCTTTTTTGCTCATATTgtatagttataattaattacagtgtggttttatttttagtttatactacaaactagctgacccggcaaacgttgttttaattaattaattaattaaataaattatttttagtgttagaccgtttcttggacattgcaacattactttatttttctaaaataaaagtatctccttattacatcagctacctgccaataaaatttCCGTCAAATCGGTCccgccatttcagagattagtcgGAAAAGGCAGACagacaaatttgtaaaaaaaaaattttttaaatgctGTTATAATGtaagttgttataatgaaagtgtttcactaaattctctcatagaaaatatgtccatacaaaacaaataatgaaaataaaaataattatgggtcccaaaccgaaataaaaactaaaaaatctctcaagttggtattaactgcattccatgaagtaatctctattaaaatccgtttattagtttaggagttcatcgcggacaaacaacgtgacacgtaatttatatatattaagatatctaCGATTTCGCCTCTCATGTTTAAAATTACATTCCTCCAAAGTAGGAAACAAAACTTATTAGCCTTCATGTTATGATTCAAATTCAAGGTTcgcaaaaaaataacaaaataattattaaattgatgaTCATAAGTATAAGGAACTCGAAAACATAATTctaaatttttatatgattgacTCGAATTAACGGATTGTTTTCGTGGTAGATCTACTCTAGAATTTAAACAGTGACAGACTAGTGATTACATTTTCTAATAGCACAGGGTGCTAGCAGAACTAGGTTTTGTGTACTATAGCGAACCTTTTTTTTACAGCACTAGTGTgttttttgtgcggcggccatcttggatttgaaaaatgatcaccaaatcgttctctgcaccctagagaacctcgggtacgatatccatattgctgaaatcataattttgtgcggcggccatcttggatttgaaaaatgatcacaaaatcgttctcagcaccctcgagaatctcggatacgatacccataatgtagttatcatacttttaagcggcggccatcttcgatttgaaaaattatcgtaattttcgtaattttatttatcCTACCTTTTCCAGAAACAAGACAGgaaaaattatgaattataattttatttattattttgtattactcatgcgggaaaagttggcgctcgctgttgcggttgaaaaagaCCGGTTTgccaattttaaaattacgcgtGAGTTTTTTCGTAAATCAAACTGTTGcttgagtgcgaaaagtttacttgtcgcacgcaaattatacttggcacacgcaaatttagataaaattgctaaaataatatagtattccgatactttcttttttatttagccTACCATTTCTAGAACCAAGCCAGGAAATATTGCGAATACACAATTTGATTGCTAAAAGACGCCCACAGACGTATTTCCTAATGTATCCAGGCAAAAGTGAAAGTATAATGTCGATTTCACTTGTCGCTGACGAGAACGGCGCGGTCAGGTCATCATATTATCATTTCACTGTTGGCCAACTCAAGGTCAGATCAGAATTAGTGACATTGGAAAAACTTGGAGCTCTTAAAACTTGGGTTAAGTAACTATTGGTTGTCGCACTTGGAGTTGAATCAAAGTACGAATTTAAGggctatattttattcatagccTTCTTCTTCTCAATCGGTCACTCTTGTGATCGTGGCTGCCAAGATGACgcaacattagtcgccgttggtcccccagttatgggtcgcactgcctccctcgcGATGCTCTTCTACTTTTGACGGTTTGCAGCATTGCGGGAGTTCTCCACAACAGGTGTCTGGGTCACTTTTTTGATAAGGTCCGTCCATCGCGTGGGTAAGCATCCtctcgctcttttcccctccacctgGCCCTACACGATAGTGCAaaccgctcaatcgatcctaaatttctggagatgtgaccaaagaacttcagaacttcttcgtagttgcacagtcgacgatagcctttcttttatcttcagttaTTTTAAGATGGAATTATTGGTTCGGAAAGCCGTCCAAGGGAACTTCAGgagtcgtctccaacaccacaacTCTAAGGCATCAATTTTGCGGCGGTCTTGAAGTCTAGGGGACCAGGTTTCAGCCCCGTAGAGGAatattggaaacacaaggctcCTCATAAGTCGAACCTTGGTGGTTTTTGTGATCCTTCTGTCCTTCCGAGATCACTCATAACCTAGCCATGAACTATTTACGTTTGGATTTGAAGGACgctgttgctagtgaaattactgagctaatgagacttaacattgcatgttttttttatgagaataaggaatgagacgaggttcagctaatggtaattgaaacgccctgcccattataatgaagtgccactcagggtTTTCGGGttttttcaaggatcctgagcggcactgcattctaatgggcatcCTAATTGTCATAAAGAAAATTTACTGCATGCTTCAGGATGCCCATGTTAGAACTCTTGGACTCTTGAAGTAAAAATACAATGGTGCAGAAATACCAAGtggaacaaacaaacataaaatcgaaacaataaatgcattgaaaataaaatttccatAGTATCATGTTATAAATCCAAGCAAAAGTGTACAAGAAattgtatttgaaatattgttatATCGTGAATAATGCGTTTCTTGAAATcaactttaaaatatatgtgtTGTGCAATCAAACCATGCCATTGAAAATGTTTTTATGACTTACAATgtttgctgaaataaaaaatcaagggtggtttaaataaattgttgctAAAACCTGTACgccttttaattttataaatgatttaactacacaaattaaatttgtaaccaattttatgaacgatgcaggactcgagcccgcgacctctcgggttccgcgcgctcttaccaactgagccaaccgttcgaggatcgcatggatcgtaaatcttggtatgtcttgttcaactctcaggttgtggttttcatttgacaataatttatttataattaactttttcaaaataagtgatattttttttgctcTATAAATGGAAACTGGTTGTTTTTAGTTACAATTACTTACCACAAACATTGTTGCTAAAATTTTTCCGCAACCCCATGACATATCCATGTAATCCCTCTGTTCGGACCACTGGAACCACATACGAAGTCCATCTTCTAAAAATGTTGAAATCAGGCATAGTCGAGCCACTGTTGGTAGAATATTTTTCCCTTTTCGTATTACCTAAAACAGTAAGTGACAAAAGTTGAGTAAGAGGCTCACTTGAGTGACCACCCCATTACATCAATAGTTACATACAGACTATTCATTTTGTCCAAATGTTCtagagttttcttaagtgttaattccgccaatattcgtcttcaaacaattcgacacgtgtttcgcctctacacgaggcatactCAGGAGctattgactcgccaaactctggcacgagacgagACGAGTACGACGGACGAgtaagacgaatattggcggaattaacactcaagaaaactcaaaacatttggatgattatggatttccgcaaaataacgcctacttcaataaattatccaatttattattacaactgCAAATAGAtatgtataataacaataatttccAATAGTTAATTTATGgacattacaattttattgtaaaaagtaGTTCTTAGTACTTTAAGCACGCGTAGTAATTGTCCACCGCGACACGCGCCCCTTTTCTATTCCAGTCATAAGCAGGGTCGAATTGGGGGAGGGAAACCGGAGCTACAGCCCCCGGGGCCTCCACAAAACTGGGGCCCCACAATAGACTCCGGAAAAAAATCAGATACAGACTAGTAAACAACATTTCCCATTTTTGGGACTGGATTTCGTTGAAATCATCAACGATGTTTCGGCGAAATAAGGCTCGGAAGTTTCAATTCGTTAAtgctaaattttaatttgagataattcttttttacgATTAGatttatgtttgttaaataacaaaatagtctaaactataaattatttattggaaaactcGACTGAAtaaattgtacattttatttggaaaataatTTGGGGCCAGGGAGCCTCCACTCCTATGTTGCCCCTAAGCCTCCAGGCTCTATATCCGGCAttggttataatattatgtacttatatcCGTTTCGTTGTTTGGTAACTAATTAGGTaaaattagtaattattttttctgtaatCATTAATGCATTAATTTTGGCCTTCACAGATGGTCTTTTCATTACAGACACGAGTATATCGCTAACTGGCGTGAAAATGGCGCCAGTTTTCTCGTGCGCCCCAAGTAGGTACCCAATAAGCAAGTACGACTAAATCATAGTGTGCGTAAGCTAATTtacagcggtggatttacacaaggggcagttggggcaagtgcccagggcggcaaattttttagggcggcaaaattttgaaagagaattttttttttttcttaaagtcGTATCAAGATTGCTCAACGTTTAGATTGCGAAGATTCGACCTATTAGCAATTCAAAAAGTCAGACATGTTTGCCTGTGAAAAAAttgatgtaatataattatgagtcACCCTAAGtgccaaatttataattgttagaaaaaaacaaatatttattcatgtttttagaatatataacatataataaagtttcgccccaattccagtattggggcggatttttttccggtgcccattaccggcggcattaagtttaaatccggccctgctaatttatattatataatgtattattagTCCACTCCAGTAATATAATGTCATGAAGCTATATCAGTTCATAACGGGGCTTTGATTGTggcaaattttaaaattgataatcgcaaatatataaaacatgaCTGATTTCTccacatttttgtttttaatttaatcattcaaattcaaatatttttattcaaaataggatgtgaaatcacttattgaaagtcaaaaaaaaaactaccatccattccaaaatgaatgcctcaggcctgagatgaatgggcgcaacaaactcagcgggcttttttttttttcatcaaaaatatgttttacattatcatattaattagAAATTTGTCAATTTCAATAAAGCAGTgatgtaataatagtaataacttatttattatctatgcAAAGCATTAGAAACTTATCACTATGTACATGAAGaattaagtaatattgtaaacaaTTGATAATAGCCGTCTGATAAGTTTGCTCATAGTGTTCCTATTCATTCTTATTGTATATCAAATCTATATTAATAACACAGGAAACTTGACCATTGTACACTATGTTAGGTACAAGCATTTGGAATAAATGAATCTTAGCAGATTAACATTATCCTGGCTCAAGTCAGTCAGTCACATATCCTTGCATTTATATAttctttactagctgacccgacagatgttgttctgtatataataaataaaataatgttttatatgaatttgtcaataatatatcgtaACATCAgaaattacttcataaaatatgcaccctgctgtcgtaatgaaattgtttcacagcagaactgtcaaaccatgcgtcaataaattctctcatagaaattatgtatggacacatcaaaggaaaaacaaatttatttgattttatttcatttagcagcattttcctatttattcaccttttaaaccttccctggacttctacaaataattcaatacctaaatttgccaaatcggtccaaccgttctcgagttttagcgagactaacgaacagcaattcatttttatatatatatatatattgtgtatgatatatatatataaaggaaCGCACTAAATATTGCAATACTTGTGTTCCTAACATTCTGACCCTACAGACAGTTTTTGACTTACTAGATTAACACATTAATTGTAAAAACACAGCATATGTGATTTACACACCGTCGGTTTACTGCAAGAACTCACTAATGGCAAAAAATCATTAAGTACAGTTAATAACTGCGGGAACATTGTCTTGATAAGCTCTATAAAATGCAAAAACTCACATATTTCTAGCTGTTCTAATTTggaattcattaattttgtagggggtgttggttccaacactcatgtacggaagtgaaagttgggtatggcagaagaaacatgaaagcagaataaatgcagttgagatgagagcgttgagaagtatgataggagttacactgagtgacaggataagaaatagtgagataagaaaacgttgtggtctgaaagaagatgctgtgacaaaaattgagaaaggtatgctgagatggtttggacatgtcgagagaatgaatgaagaacgattgacgaagaaagtgtataaggccagtgtgaatgaaagtgttggaaggggtagacctaggcggacgtttcaagatcaaatcagggacgtcttgaaaaaaggccaggtcaagagtaccctaaaccggagagcatgtatgaaaggaataatgaaagtggacaaagcgaaagaagtatgtaaggatcgtagcaagtggaaagaagtggtctctgcctacccctacgggaaagaggtgtgaatttatgtatgtatgtattttattttaattgtgacttgttaatatttaaaaaactcacatgattttaataataaatatattcagcaATATAATTGTGTTTTACTTTTCTTTAACATAATCATACTTCAGATGATATAGGGAAAAcaatattactaaaaataaaagtgacttAATTCacagttttgtttttgttagttAATGAGTTCTTATAGTAAGCTGACGATATGATACAGCTGTACTTATAACACTCCATGTGTGTCTAGATACAGTATGAGTTACACCTACAGCTATATTAGAGATTTTTCTAAGGTTACCAGTAAAAGTGTTAATGGCTGATCCACTTACATGatacaaaagttatttatttttatgtatgccAAAggcaaaaagaaaattaaggcTAGAAGTATGTTATCTTCTTAAgcaactattaaaaataaaagttgcaaATACCTAGAACTATACAAAatcatcattttattttattttatcatgtaAAGAtttaatcatattaaatttaatgcatAGCCAGCCTAAGGATGGGTTTCACCAATAGATAGCTATAGAGGTGAGCATCTGGACAAAAATACTATACCTACAGTGGGTTAGGACAACTTCAAACTTATTTATTCCTGGTAATAttcctatatattatattaactacaCAGCTTTGTGATCTTTTACATATTGCTTCAAAGTAATGTTGAAGTCAAATTGTTTTTCATTAGAAATGATTTATACTGTGATGTGTTTTGCACAGATATTATTAAGATAAGCATATCAGTTCCTGTAATACCAGTAGACTTCTATACttacacatttatttaataaatgaaaaagagttacaaacACAAGCTGGTATAGTGCCAACACTACTTATGACAAATAAACAATCTATTTTCAAACTAAATTACCTGCCctggtaaaaaataatttgtaatgatgtccatatacatattttaatctCAGTTTTTTTACAGTAATTTACTATgtatactaaaaaataaattaatgtatgtacacagttcatataaattaaatgtattgttCTATAGAAATATATGGTGTATATGTCCCATATGGTTCAATCAGGAGTAtagagaataaaatatttttatatatattcttagTTTTCAGTTGTTGAAGAGTCCACCTGTAGAACATTTAGACAAAGTTTCTAACTAACATATGGCTGCAACTGATAAGTTAGAAGTTGGAATGTGGGGGAAAGTAacccataaataaaattaaatattaaatggtATTTAAGAGCAGAAACATTAAGTATGACGTGacaattactgattttttttagaatttgaattaaatattatattgcgtataaattattattcaaattaccTGATCAGCAACATCTTCAGCAGTTGATACGTATTCATTTGGGATCTGCATTTTAAAACATTAACTCACTAATAACTACCACTAAAGCGGAATTCCTCTATCGCTTCTCAAGACTCAAATTCTTCAATCTTCAGGACTCGTCGTCGTTCAGTGACGTGTTGACACTTGACAGATAGATAGACTTCCTGTTCGGATATGCTTCAGATTAACTTGATAACGTTATTAAAGAAAagtagtaaatattttatgtgccACTAGAAAaccttaaaattttaaacagatGAATTTTTGAACTGTTGTTTATGTGAAATATTATGAGTTTCAAATATGATGCTTAAAGGGACTTATTACGCCGGATGTTATTAAAACAATGTCATCAGGATAAAAATTGATGTCAATTAAGTAGTGAAAtcttagaatattgacactatTTTAGGAGTGAAATATTTTGGatcataaaacatttaaaactcAGTAGTAGcattaattgaaatattatatattctttgttaGAAGCGGAGACATTACTTtatatccatccctactctgtgctatTACTGATTGATAATCGATTATGAATTTAGTTAcaaacttattttcataatcgAATGACGTTACTAATTTGTATTACTAATCCTGTTGTAATAAGTAGAGATAGAGAAACTGAATGAATAACTGAGTGAATAAatatggtgtttttattaaatcaatttcatatacgacagtgatagtatttactaataatttattagtatatctatatatatatatatatttgcactgtggaggaccgccacacatccggatggtggggatgatacgagggcggcactgaaaatttcgggaatcaaggaagttactatttaaaaatgtattattgcttttcgaagtattttccgcgaaatttgacacatttttccatacgatggagccaatcattgaagcaaccattccattcggaagttggggtctccaaaatggccattttgaaggcgtccacagcttcttcaggtgatgaaaatctctgaccacgcaatttattctttattttagggaaagtatagaaatcattagggcttaggttttgcttgtctccaaaaccggccgcaacatggccggttttggagacagaCGTGgctaccattttttttgcaacactccgtgaacgaacaatttttgttggctttaactcattttcgaacacccaatctcgtgactggttttttgtttcgggttcgtacgcgtatatccaggattcgtcacctgtaacgatgttgtatacagcatttcaggatcctgcgtggaatctttcgagagttctgacgcaccaagtaacgcgaaccgctttttgctcttcacagagcaaatgcggtatccatcgggaaaacaacattttacacctaattgttcatgcaagattatttgtatttgactcatgccaatgtctaaagttgcctgaatttgcggtatgtcacatgtcgatcttcctcaatcagcttacgcacagcatcaacgttttctttggggatcatcactgagcttgacacgtccacgttgaaatacagcaaaccagcgataaattgtggttttggatggagcttcatcaccaaatgcagaaatcatccggtcaacacactgtttttgtgttaaaccacttcgaaagtcataataaatcatcgctctagaa contains:
- the LOC126964478 gene encoding surfeit locus protein 4 homolog; the encoded protein is MQIPNEYVSTAEDVADQVIRKGKNILPTVARLCLISTFLEDGLRMWFQWSEQRDYMDMSWGCGKILATMFVIINLFGQLGGCVMVLGRWKVDIACGVLFFIVVLQTFAYSILWDLHFLLRNLALIGALLLVLAEARAEGRSLFAGVPSLGENKPKTYLQLAGRILLAFMFVTLLRFEVSFLQIVQDLLGSILMILVTVGYRTKLSALMLVLVLSVLNLYHNAWWAVPSYKPLRDFLKYDFFQTLSVIGGLLMIVYLGPGGVSMDEHKKKW